The Sporocytophaga myxococcoides genome includes a window with the following:
- a CDS encoding carbohydrate-binding protein — translation MKKKVLLFLSLAILGQPWNARSSTVSKDGTFLSVNQSSNSSPTVSLISPAANATFAVGQSVTITANASDSEEAISKVEFYLGSIKIGEDLSSPYSITWTDVPAGSYAITAKAYNQSGASATSSEVTFTVGDRVNLLPVVSIVTPTANTSIAEGETIVVSVNASDPDGNIAKVELFNGSTKIAERTALPYTFNWADAVAGTYTITAKATDNEAAVSVSSNVTITVHSVAQGIPPVVKITSPSTNSTFQEGKVITINADASDSDGTITKVEYYNGSEKIGQELLEPYSLLWNNAPVGTHSITVKAIDNSGLFTISDPITIVVNERNALKEPYHGTPAEIPGRIEAEDFDKGGLNLAYYDDTPDNKGGQYRKEEYVDIEKCAEGGYDIGFMDIGEWLDYTVEVKETGTYELGVRVGSPNTGKVLHIEMDGVDISGPVTVPNTGDWQKYVTVKIPNIELTAGIQTMKIVMDSAEFNLNYVEFKKISVPNPTVSTPYHGSPAIIPGKIEAEDYDLGGLNVAYYDDTQDNKGGAYRDDFVDIEKCAEGGYDIGFMDIGEWLNYTVQVDSSGTYELGLRVGSPNTGKVLHIEMDGVDISGPVTVPNTGDWQKYATVKIPNIQLTAGVKIMKIAMDSAEFNLNYVEFKKVSAPNPTVSTPYHGSPAIIPGRIEAEDYDLGGLNVAYYDDTQDNKGGAYRDDFVDIEKCAEDGYDIGFMDIGEWLNYTVQVDSTGTYELGVRVGSPNTGKVLHIEMDGLDISGPVTVPNTGDWQKYATVKIPNIQLTAGVKIMKIVMDSAEFNLNYVEFKKVSAPNPTVSTPYHGSPAIIPGRIEAEDYDLGGLDIAYYDDTQDNKGGEYRADFVDIEKCAEGGYDIGFMDIGEWLNYTVQVDSTGTYELGVRVGSPNTGKVLHIEMDGLDISGPVTIPNTGDWQKYETVIIPNIQLTAGVKIMKIVMDSAEFNLNYVEFKRVSTHPIVSTPYHGIPAVIPGRIEAEDYDLGGLNVAYYDDTQDNKGGAYRDDFVDIEKCAEGGYDIGYMDIGEWLNYTVQVDSTGTYELGVRVGSPNTGKVLHIEMNGVDISGPVIVPNTGDWQKYATVKIPNIQLTAGVQVMKIVMDSAEFNLNYVEFKSVSTPNPTVSTPYHGSPALIPGRIEAEDYDLGGLNIAYYDDTQDNKGGEYRDDFVDIEKCAEGGYDIGFMDIGEWLNYTVEVASTGTYELGVRVGSPNTGKVLHIEMNGVDISGPVIVPNTGDWQKYATVKIPNIQLTAGVQIMKIVMDSAEFNLNYVEFIPVKKPSDSTGTECQLTATPDASKFVVRNSFADQYSGAGLSNVDGALQITQRAWGQSYLYVIESGRKYSVEAGKAYTISFDFKDNGSNKVASIETGFGKSIEWNGPVNAQPLTSITGTFNSADFEKQSVTFNALSTGSYYLVVKLNWTGQPNAKTTNFIKNISVCEEIAMPSAAVAANQEMTIAGPNPFNDETLVYIPFAGSGNAEANVNITDVYGKPVTSYSTPFEGQLLPIGKGLAVGIYIVTVFYEGQVYTTRVIKN, via the coding sequence ATGAAAAAAAAAGTTTTACTCTTTTTGTCACTTGCCATTCTGGGACAACCCTGGAATGCAAGAAGCTCCACAGTATCAAAGGACGGGACATTTCTCTCGGTTAATCAAAGTTCAAATTCATCACCCACAGTTTCACTGATATCTCCTGCAGCCAATGCGACATTTGCAGTAGGTCAATCTGTTACGATAACTGCAAACGCTTCGGATTCTGAGGAAGCTATCAGCAAAGTCGAGTTTTATCTTGGCTCTATTAAAATCGGGGAAGATCTTTCCAGTCCATATAGCATTACATGGACAGATGTGCCTGCCGGAAGTTATGCCATTACTGCAAAAGCTTATAATCAAAGCGGAGCATCGGCAACTTCTTCAGAAGTGACATTTACGGTTGGTGACAGAGTTAATCTTTTACCTGTTGTTTCAATAGTAACTCCAACTGCCAATACTTCAATTGCTGAAGGAGAAACAATTGTTGTTTCAGTAAACGCTTCAGATCCAGATGGAAATATTGCAAAGGTTGAATTGTTTAATGGTTCCACAAAAATTGCAGAGAGAACAGCACTGCCTTATACTTTCAATTGGGCAGATGCAGTAGCCGGTACCTATACTATTACTGCAAAAGCTACGGATAATGAAGCTGCTGTATCTGTCTCTTCAAACGTAACTATTACTGTTCATTCAGTAGCCCAAGGGATTCCGCCTGTAGTTAAGATTACTTCACCTTCTACAAATTCGACATTTCAGGAGGGAAAAGTGATCACTATCAATGCAGATGCATCTGATTCTGATGGTACTATAACTAAAGTAGAATACTACAATGGTTCTGAGAAAATCGGTCAGGAACTGCTTGAGCCTTATTCTCTATTGTGGAACAATGCACCGGTTGGAACTCATTCTATAACTGTTAAGGCTATTGATAATTCAGGACTTTTCACTATTTCAGATCCGATTACTATTGTAGTGAATGAAAGAAATGCTTTAAAGGAGCCCTATCATGGCACTCCTGCTGAAATTCCAGGAAGAATAGAAGCTGAAGATTTTGACAAGGGCGGACTTAATCTTGCATATTATGATGATACTCCTGATAACAAAGGTGGTCAGTATAGAAAAGAGGAATATGTAGACATCGAAAAATGTGCTGAAGGTGGCTACGACATCGGATTTATGGATATCGGAGAATGGCTGGATTATACTGTTGAAGTAAAAGAGACAGGTACATATGAACTTGGAGTGCGTGTAGGTTCACCGAATACAGGCAAGGTCCTTCATATAGAAATGGATGGCGTTGATATTTCCGGTCCTGTAACTGTTCCGAACACAGGTGACTGGCAGAAGTATGTAACTGTTAAGATTCCAAATATCGAGCTTACAGCAGGTATTCAGACAATGAAAATAGTAATGGATTCAGCAGAGTTTAATTTGAATTATGTTGAATTCAAAAAAATATCAGTGCCAAACCCAACAGTTTCTACTCCATATCATGGAAGCCCTGCAATCATCCCGGGCAAAATCGAAGCAGAAGACTATGATTTAGGAGGTTTGAATGTAGCCTACTATGATGATACTCAGGATAACAAAGGCGGTGCATACAGAGACGATTTTGTAGACATTGAAAAATGTGCAGAAGGTGGCTATGACATTGGTTTTATGGATATCGGTGAGTGGTTAAATTACACAGTACAAGTAGATTCATCAGGTACTTATGAACTGGGATTGCGTGTAGGTTCACCGAATACAGGCAAGGTCCTTCATATAGAAATGGATGGCGTTGATATTTCCGGTCCTGTAACTGTTCCGAACACAGGTGACTGGCAGAAGTATGCAACGGTTAAGATTCCAAACATCCAGCTTACAGCTGGTGTGAAGATCATGAAAATAGCCATGGATTCAGCAGAGTTTAATTTGAATTATGTTGAGTTCAAGAAAGTATCAGCACCAAACCCGACAGTTTCTACTCCATATCATGGAAGCCCTGCGATCATTCCGGGCAGAATCGAAGCAGAAGACTATGATTTAGGAGGTTTGAATGTAGCCTACTATGATGATACTCAGGATAACAAAGGCGGTGCATACAGAGACGATTTTGTAGACATTGAAAAATGTGCAGAAGATGGCTATGACATCGGTTTTATGGATATCGGTGAGTGGTTAAATTACACAGTACAAGTAGATTCAACAGGTACTTATGAACTTGGAGTGCGTGTAGGTTCACCGAATACAGGCAAGGTCCTTCATATAGAGATGGATGGCTTAGATATTTCTGGTCCTGTAACTGTTCCGAACACAGGTGACTGGCAGAAGTATGCAACGGTTAAGATTCCAAACATCCAGCTTACAGCTGGTGTGAAGATCATGAAAATAGTCATGGATTCAGCAGAGTTTAATTTGAATTATGTTGAGTTCAAGAAAGTATCAGCACCAAACCCAACAGTTTCTACTCCATATCATGGAAGCCCTGCGATCATTCCGGGCAGAATCGAAGCAGAAGATTATGACCTTGGTGGCTTGGATATCGCCTACTATGATGATACCCAGGATAACAAAGGCGGAGAATACAGAGCCGATTTTGTAGACATCGAAAAATGTGCAGAAGGTGGCTATGACATCGGTTTTATGGATATCGGTGAGTGGTTAAATTACACAGTACAAGTAGATTCAACAGGTACATATGAACTTGGAGTGCGTGTAGGTTCACCGAATACAGGCAAGGTCCTTCATATAGAGATGGATGGCTTAGATATTTCTGGTCCGGTAACTATACCGAACACAGGTGACTGGCAGAAGTATGAAACCGTTATAATTCCGAACATCCAGCTTACAGCAGGTGTTAAGATCATGAAAATCGTCATGGATTCAGCAGAGTTTAATTTGAATTATGTTGAGTTCAAGAGAGTATCAACTCATCCGATAGTTTCTACTCCATACCATGGAATTCCGGCAGTTATCCCTGGCAGGATAGAAGCAGAAGACTATGATTTAGGAGGTTTGAATGTAGCCTACTATGACGACACTCAGGATAACAAAGGCGGTGCATACAGAGACGATTTTGTAGACATTGAAAAATGCGCAGAAGGTGGATATGATATCGGCTATATGGATATCGGTGAGTGGTTAAATTACACAGTACAAGTAGATTCAACAGGTACTTATGAACTTGGAGTACGTGTAGGTTCACCGAATACAGGCAAGGTCCTTCATATAGAAATGAATGGCGTTGATATTTCTGGCCCGGTAATAGTGCCAAACACAGGTGACTGGCAGAAGTATGCAACGGTTAAGATTCCAAATATCCAGCTAACAGCAGGTGTGCAGGTAATGAAAATAGTAATGGATTCAGCAGAGTTTAATTTGAATTATGTTGAATTCAAGAGCGTCTCAACACCAAACCCAACAGTTTCTACTCCATACCATGGCAGTCCTGCACTTATCCCAGGCAGAATAGAAGCAGAAGACTATGATTTAGGAGGGTTGAATATAGCCTACTATGATGATACTCAGGACAACAAAGGCGGTGAATACAGAGACGATTTTGTAGACATTGAAAAATGTGCAGAAGGTGGATATGATATCGGCTTTATGGATATCGGTGAGTGGTTAAATTACACTGTGGAAGTAGCTTCAACAGGTACTTATGAACTTGGCGTGCGTGTAGGTTCTCCGAATACAGGCAAGGTCCTTCATATAGAAATGAATGGCGTTGATATTTCTGGACCGGTAATAGTTCCGAACACAGGCGACTGGCAGAAGTATGCAACGGTTAAGATTCCAAACATCCAGCTAACAGCAGGTGTGCAGATCATGAAAATAGTAATGGATTCAGCAGAGTTTAATCTGAATTATGTTGAGTTTATTCCTGTAAAGAAACCTTCAGATTCAACAGGAACAGAATGTCAGCTTACAGCAACTCCAGACGCTTCAAAATTTGTAGTAAGAAATTCCTTTGCAGATCAGTATAGCGGAGCAGGTTTAAGTAATGTTGATGGTGCACTTCAAATAACTCAGAGAGCATGGGGGCAATCGTACCTTTATGTGATTGAAAGTGGAAGAAAATATTCTGTAGAAGCAGGAAAAGCGTATACCATTTCATTTGACTTTAAAGATAATGGATCAAATAAAGTTGCTTCTATAGAAACTGGATTCGGTAAATCTATTGAGTGGAATGGTCCGGTAAATGCTCAGCCTTTAACTTCAATTACAGGTACGTTTAACTCTGCTGATTTTGAAAAGCAGTCAGTAACTTTTAACGCACTTTCTACAGGAAGCTATTACTTAGTTGTGAAGCTAAACTGGACAGGTCAGCCTAATGCTAAAACAACTAATTTCATCAAAAATATTTCTGTTTGTGAAGAAATTGCAATGCCTTCTGCAGCAGTAGCAGCGAATCAGGAAATGACTATTGCAGGTCCGAATCCATTTAATGATGAAACACTGGTATATATCCCGTTCGCAGGAAGCGGCAATGCTGAAGCTAATGTAAATATCACAGATGTATATGGAAAACCTGTGACTTCTTATTCTACTCCGTTTGAAGGGCAGTTGCTTCCAATAGGAAAAGGACTTGCTGTTGGAATTTATATTGTTACTGTTTTTTACGAAGGTCAGGTTTACACAACCAGAGTTATAAAGAATTAG
- the lipA gene encoding lipoyl synthase codes for MAEEVVNNSETTRKSKPDWLRVKLPVGKEYAKVRQLVDDHKLHTICQSGNCPNMGECWGAGTATFMILGNVCTRSCSFCAVATGRPTEYDTDEPRRVAEAVKLMTVKHCVITSVNRDELKDRGAEVWYQTVRAIKEVSPQTTIETLIPDVKGNWDALERMISAGQEVVSHNMETVKRLYRLVRPQAKYERSLEQIQRIKNFGKRTKSGIMLGLGETEKEVYEAMDDLLAHGLDVLTLGQYLQPTKMHLGVVNFIHPDQFKKYKEVGLQKGFNYVESGPLVRSSYHAERHI; via the coding sequence ATGGCCGAAGAAGTTGTAAACAACTCAGAAACAACGAGAAAAAGCAAACCTGATTGGTTAAGGGTAAAGCTTCCTGTTGGAAAAGAGTATGCAAAAGTAAGACAGCTTGTTGATGATCATAAACTTCATACAATCTGTCAGAGTGGGAATTGCCCGAATATGGGCGAATGCTGGGGGGCAGGAACGGCCACGTTTATGATCCTTGGTAATGTTTGTACCAGAAGTTGTTCTTTCTGTGCCGTAGCAACAGGAAGACCTACCGAATATGACACCGATGAGCCAAGAAGGGTTGCAGAAGCAGTTAAACTGATGACTGTAAAGCATTGTGTGATCACATCAGTTAACAGAGATGAGCTTAAAGATCGCGGAGCTGAGGTCTGGTATCAGACAGTAAGAGCCATCAAAGAAGTTTCTCCTCAGACAACCATTGAAACACTTATTCCGGACGTGAAAGGAAACTGGGATGCATTGGAAAGAATGATCAGTGCAGGTCAGGAAGTCGTATCGCATAACATGGAAACTGTAAAGAGGCTTTACAGACTTGTAAGACCCCAAGCCAAATATGAAAGAAGCCTAGAACAGATTCAAAGAATAAAGAACTTCGGAAAAAGAACCAAATCCGGGATCATGCTGGGATTAGGTGAAACTGAAAAAGAGGTTTACGAGGCAATGGATGATCTTCTTGCTCATGGACTGGATGTGTTAACATTGGGTCAATATCTTCAGCCTACCAAGATGCACCTGGGTGTAGTGAACTTCATTCATCCCGATCAATTCAAAAAATATAAAGAAGTAGGTCTTCAAAAAGGATTTAATTATGTTGAATCCGGACCATTGGTAAGATCGTCTTATCATGCAGAAAGACATATCTGA
- a CDS encoding OsmC family protein: MFSIKNKYLGDLRTEAVHLKSGNTIITDAPLDNNGKGEAFSPTDLVSAALCSCMMTIMGITARKENQLIDGVEAEVTKVMTANPRKISEIHVNFTFPAGLSLSEEFRKKLEHAAHTCPVALSLDPAIKQIVTFNY; this comes from the coding sequence ATGTTTTCAATAAAAAATAAATATCTGGGAGATTTGAGAACCGAAGCGGTTCATCTGAAGTCTGGTAATACAATTATTACTGATGCTCCTCTTGACAATAACGGAAAAGGGGAGGCTTTTTCACCCACAGATTTGGTTTCTGCTGCGCTTTGCAGTTGCATGATGACTATCATGGGAATTACTGCAAGAAAGGAAAACCAGCTAATTGACGGAGTGGAAGCGGAGGTAACCAAGGTTATGACTGCTAATCCGAGAAAGATTTCCGAAATTCATGTAAACTTTACTTTCCCTGCCGGCTTAAGCCTGAGCGAAGAATTCAGAAAGAAACTTGAACACGCCGCCCATACCTGCCCGGTTGCATTAAGCTTAGATCCTGCTATTAAACAGATAGTTACTTTCAATTACTAA
- the ytxJ gene encoding bacillithiol system redox-active protein YtxJ — translation MEWQELKEEQQLNHIKDLSSGEPVVIFKHSTRCSISSTALNRLERSWKPEEVNGIKPFYLDLLSFRNISNKIEDVFKVRHESPQLLIIKNGNCVYHASHMGINYEEIKKQLSA, via the coding sequence ATGGAATGGCAGGAGTTAAAAGAAGAGCAGCAACTAAACCATATTAAGGATTTATCCTCCGGGGAACCTGTGGTAATTTTCAAGCATAGTACCAGATGTTCAATAAGCTCAACAGCTTTGAATCGCCTTGAAAGATCCTGGAAACCAGAGGAAGTAAACGGGATTAAACCTTTTTATCTCGACTTGTTATCCTTTAGAAACATTTCTAATAAAATTGAAGATGTATTTAAAGTAAGGCATGAATCACCGCAACTGTTAATTATTAAAAATGGCAATTGTGTTTATCATGCCTCACATATGGGAATAAATTACGAGGAAATTAAAAAACAGCTTTCGGCTTAG
- a CDS encoding alpha-ketoacid dehydrogenase subunit alpha/beta gives MNFNRKLYSDDLLKSLYSGLLKPRLIEEKMLILLRQNEISKWFSGIGQEAIAVGAAMAMEKDEYILPLHRNLGIFTSREVPLFRLFSQFQGKLSGFTKGRDRSFHFGSKEHHIVGMISHLGPQLAVADGIALADLLENKNKATLVFSGDGGTSEGDFHEALNVAAVWNLPVIFMIENNGYGLSTPNNEQFRFKSFTDKGPAYGIDALQIDGNNILEVYDAVKTAAASIRQKPRPILVEALTFRMRGHEEASGTKYVPQELFEKWSQKDPVDNYEKYLLDQKVITYSELQEIRKDIKKEIDEAWTQVAKAPTVIADTSFELGDVYAPFNQIMIKASSEKKVKRRYVDAISDSIRESMEKYPKLVLMGQDVAEYGGVFKVTEGLVEKFGKKRIINTPLCESAVLGAALGLSINNYKAIVEMQFADFVTSGFNQIVNNFAKIHYRWGQNADVVVRMPTGAGTAAGPFHSQSNEAWFVHTPGLKVVFPSSPYDAKGLLNASIEDPNPVLFFEHKFLYRSVSEEIPDSYYTEPIGKARMVTEGTDISIITYGLPVIWAKEIVANLGNYSADLIDLRTLLPWDKETVENSVKKTGRAIVITEDTLTGSIASEIAAYIGEKCFQYLDAPVARVGSLDTPVPFSPALEENFLPKKRMKEKIQELLLY, from the coding sequence ATGAATTTCAATAGGAAATTATATTCCGACGATTTACTGAAAAGCCTTTATTCAGGGCTTTTGAAACCAAGGCTTATAGAAGAAAAAATGCTTATTCTACTGAGGCAGAATGAAATAAGCAAATGGTTTTCAGGGATTGGCCAGGAAGCCATAGCCGTTGGTGCTGCCATGGCGATGGAAAAGGATGAATATATTCTTCCTCTTCACAGAAATCTTGGAATCTTCACCTCGAGAGAAGTGCCTTTGTTCAGACTATTTTCCCAATTTCAGGGAAAACTTTCCGGATTTACTAAAGGCAGGGATCGTTCCTTTCACTTTGGCTCAAAAGAGCATCATATCGTTGGAATGATTTCACATCTTGGCCCTCAGCTTGCTGTGGCTGATGGTATTGCACTTGCTGACCTGCTTGAAAATAAAAATAAAGCTACTCTTGTATTTAGCGGAGACGGGGGAACCAGCGAGGGAGACTTTCATGAAGCTCTGAATGTTGCTGCTGTCTGGAACCTGCCTGTAATTTTTATGATCGAAAATAATGGCTATGGTTTATCAACTCCCAACAACGAGCAGTTCAGGTTCAAAAGCTTCACAGATAAAGGCCCGGCTTATGGCATTGATGCTCTGCAAATTGATGGGAATAACATCCTTGAAGTATATGATGCTGTAAAAACAGCAGCTGCGAGTATACGCCAAAAACCTCGTCCCATCCTTGTCGAAGCTCTCACTTTCAGAATGAGAGGCCACGAAGAAGCTTCCGGAACTAAGTATGTTCCCCAGGAACTTTTCGAAAAATGGTCACAAAAAGATCCCGTAGACAACTACGAAAAATACCTTCTTGACCAGAAAGTTATAACCTATTCTGAATTACAGGAGATCAGGAAGGACATAAAAAAAGAAATTGATGAAGCATGGACTCAGGTTGCAAAAGCACCAACCGTAATCGCTGATACTTCTTTTGAACTGGGTGATGTCTATGCACCCTTTAACCAGATTATGATCAAGGCTTCATCAGAAAAAAAGGTGAAGAGACGATATGTTGATGCAATCTCCGACAGCATCAGGGAAAGCATGGAAAAGTACCCGAAACTGGTGCTCATGGGACAAGATGTGGCAGAATATGGAGGTGTATTTAAGGTTACAGAAGGACTGGTTGAAAAATTCGGAAAAAAGAGAATCATCAACACTCCTCTTTGCGAATCAGCGGTCCTTGGTGCAGCATTAGGCTTGTCAATCAACAATTACAAAGCCATTGTAGAAATGCAATTTGCGGACTTTGTAACCAGCGGCTTTAATCAGATTGTCAATAATTTTGCAAAAATTCATTACCGTTGGGGACAAAATGCAGATGTTGTAGTAAGAATGCCTACAGGAGCAGGCACTGCAGCGGGACCCTTTCATTCTCAATCTAATGAAGCCTGGTTTGTTCATACTCCCGGACTTAAAGTAGTTTTTCCATCTTCACCTTATGATGCAAAAGGTCTTCTTAATGCATCTATTGAAGATCCCAATCCCGTGCTTTTCTTTGAACACAAATTCCTGTATCGATCTGTTTCAGAAGAGATACCGGACAGTTATTATACCGAGCCGATAGGCAAAGCCAGAATGGTAACTGAGGGAACTGATATATCCATTATTACCTATGGACTTCCAGTGATTTGGGCGAAAGAAATTGTGGCAAACCTGGGAAATTATTCTGCAGATCTAATAGATTTAAGAACATTATTACCTTGGGACAAGGAAACGGTAGAAAACAGCGTTAAGAAAACCGGACGGGCAATTGTCATAACTGAGGATACACTTACTGGCAGTATTGCTTCAGAAATTGCAGCTTATATTGGAGAAAAATGTTTCCAATACCTGGATGCTCCAGTGGCAAGGGTCGGTAGTCTGGACACTCCGGTTCCATTTTCCCCGGCTTTGGAAGAAAACTTTCTGCCTAAAAAACGTATGAAAGAGAAGATCCAAGAACTACTTCTTTACTAA
- a CDS encoding M16 family metallopeptidase: MIEYKSFVLENGLKVFVHEDSSSPLAVINILYNVGSKDESEEKTGFAHLFEHLMFGGSVNIPSYDEPLERAGGENNAFTSTDITNYYITIPSVNIETAFWLESDRMLSLSFDQKTLDIQKSVVIEEFKQRYLNQPYGDVWLKLRPLVYKEHPYKWATIGKEISHIESAEMQDVRDFFYKFYIPNNAILVIAGDITFDYAKALTEKWFGPIPAGKPYLRNLPVEPVQKEERRQEVIADVPLDALYKVYHMPGRKDPEYYSYDLLSDILGRGKSSRLYDKLVKEKEIFSSISAHVSGTADPGLIIIEGKINGSYTLELAEAEVQKVIDELVAGNISDDEVTKVKNQSEASVLFGEVELLNRSMNLAYAAFLGDPEIVNKESEMIQNVTKESIIAAAKRIFRIENSSTLYYRAKSKLNEN, encoded by the coding sequence ATGATAGAATATAAGAGTTTTGTGTTGGAAAATGGATTGAAGGTTTTTGTGCATGAAGATTCATCCAGTCCTCTGGCTGTAATTAATATATTGTATAATGTGGGCTCAAAGGATGAGTCGGAAGAAAAAACAGGGTTTGCTCACTTATTTGAGCATTTGATGTTCGGTGGCTCAGTTAATATTCCTTCCTATGACGAGCCCCTGGAAAGGGCGGGAGGAGAAAATAACGCCTTCACATCAACTGATATCACGAACTATTACATTACAATTCCTTCAGTAAACATTGAAACTGCCTTCTGGCTGGAATCCGACAGAATGCTTTCTCTTTCATTTGATCAGAAGACACTGGACATTCAGAAAAGTGTGGTGATTGAGGAGTTTAAGCAACGATATTTAAACCAGCCATATGGAGATGTTTGGTTAAAGTTAAGACCTCTTGTTTACAAAGAACATCCTTATAAGTGGGCAACTATAGGTAAAGAAATCAGTCACATCGAAAGTGCAGAAATGCAGGACGTGAGAGATTTTTTCTATAAGTTTTACATTCCGAATAATGCTATTCTTGTTATTGCAGGTGATATTACTTTCGATTATGCAAAAGCATTGACGGAAAAATGGTTTGGACCTATACCTGCAGGAAAACCTTATTTGAGAAATCTGCCGGTTGAGCCTGTTCAAAAGGAAGAAAGAAGACAGGAAGTGATTGCTGATGTGCCTTTGGATGCTCTCTATAAAGTCTACCACATGCCTGGAAGGAAAGATCCGGAGTATTATTCCTATGATCTTTTGAGTGATATTCTCGGGAGGGGAAAGTCGTCAAGGCTTTATGATAAACTTGTAAAAGAAAAAGAGATATTCAGCTCTATATCCGCTCATGTATCTGGCACGGCAGATCCGGGATTGATTATTATCGAGGGAAAGATCAACGGTAGTTATACATTGGAACTTGCTGAGGCAGAAGTACAGAAAGTAATTGATGAGCTTGTAGCAGGCAATATTTCTGATGATGAAGTAACAAAAGTGAAAAATCAATCTGAAGCATCTGTATTATTCGGTGAAGTTGAATTGCTTAACCGCTCAATGAATCTTGCATATGCAGCGTTTTTAGGAGATCCGGAAATTGTAAATAAAGAATCCGAAATGATTCAGAATGTTACCAAGGAGTCGATTATAGCAGCTGCTAAAAGGATATTCAGGATTGAAAATAGCAGTACTCTTTATTATAGAGCAAAATCAAAATTAAATGAAAATTAA
- the ispF gene encoding 2-C-methyl-D-erythritol 2,4-cyclodiphosphate synthase, protein MKIKVGFGYDVHQLAEGRDLWLGGVKIEAKLGLLGHSDADVLIHAICDAILGAANMRDIGFHFPNTDPRWKGADSKILLKEVCRLIREKGWEISNIDASLSMEKPKINPHIPKMQEVLSEAMNIPQEDISIKATTNEKLGYIGREEGANAFAVALIYKK, encoded by the coding sequence ATGAAAATTAAAGTTGGATTTGGGTATGATGTACACCAGCTTGCAGAAGGACGTGATCTTTGGCTGGGAGGTGTAAAGATAGAAGCTAAGTTGGGTTTGCTTGGCCATAGTGATGCAGATGTATTAATTCATGCAATTTGCGATGCAATACTGGGGGCTGCCAATATGAGAGATATTGGCTTTCATTTCCCCAATACAGATCCACGGTGGAAGGGAGCAGATAGTAAAATTCTTCTCAAGGAAGTATGCAGACTGATAAGAGAAAAGGGGTGGGAGATTAGTAATATAGATGCCAGCCTCTCCATGGAAAAACCTAAAATTAATCCACATATTCCTAAAATGCAGGAAGTCCTTTCTGAAGCAATGAATATTCCTCAGGAAGATATATCTATCAAAGCAACAACTAATGAAAAGTTAGGATACATAGGCAGGGAAGAAGGAGCGAATGCTTTTGCAGTAGCATTGATTTATAAAAAGTGA